From a single Miltoncostaea oceani genomic region:
- a CDS encoding metallophosphoesterase — translation MASAPKSTRAVSAATQLILDSGRTAPGASRRWTPEDREEELRFAVLERGQTPDTIRPAHYRLDELAKVIAREHGSTVVISDVHGQPQLLADTLGALGLMREGNRVGGGVTLVQIGDLLDGRGGEGDRACLEMACLFDLVVAGNHEAAIMGGGTFTGLPAPHMIPELGRGLDRLAWQGSLAASFVVGDILISHAGVHRRLFGHTDPRAASKAIESLWHEFLGSRSRTSAALFGVDGCRGGIELGGVLWLDWRNLLDNGPRSYRQIVGHSPRGSCESDYLGRFTLIDTAGARLGVAVITPDGRIRVGSSWVPRGWSRDELEKAAACPEPDDLELLG, via the coding sequence ATGGCAAGCGCGCCGAAGAGCACGAGGGCCGTCTCAGCCGCCACGCAGCTGATCCTGGACAGCGGCCGCACCGCACCGGGCGCCTCGCGCCGCTGGACGCCGGAGGATCGCGAGGAGGAGCTGCGCTTCGCCGTGCTCGAGCGCGGGCAGACGCCGGACACGATCAGGCCCGCGCACTACCGGCTCGACGAGCTCGCGAAGGTGATCGCGCGCGAGCACGGATCGACGGTGGTCATCTCCGACGTGCACGGCCAGCCTCAGCTCCTCGCCGACACCCTGGGTGCGCTGGGACTGATGAGGGAGGGGAACCGCGTCGGAGGTGGCGTTACCCTGGTCCAGATCGGCGACCTGCTGGACGGCCGCGGCGGGGAGGGCGACCGCGCCTGCCTCGAGATGGCCTGCCTCTTCGATCTCGTCGTCGCCGGCAACCACGAGGCGGCGATCATGGGCGGGGGGACCTTCACCGGGCTGCCGGCCCCCCACATGATCCCCGAGCTCGGCCGTGGCCTCGACCGGCTCGCCTGGCAGGGAAGCCTCGCGGCCTCGTTCGTGGTCGGCGACATCCTCATCAGCCACGCCGGCGTGCACCGCCGGCTGTTCGGCCACACGGACCCGCGCGCCGCCTCGAAGGCGATCGAGTCGCTCTGGCACGAGTTCCTCGGCTCCCGTTCGAGGACGAGCGCGGCGCTCTTCGGAGTCGACGGCTGCCGCGGCGGGATCGAGCTCGGCGGGGTGCTCTGGCTCGACTGGCGCAACCTGCTCGACAACGGGCCACGCTCCTACCGCCAGATTGTCGGGCACAGCCCGCGGGGATCCTGTGAGAGCGACTACCTGGGCCGCTTCACCCTGATCGACACCGCCGGAGCCCGGCTCGGCGTCGCCGTGATCACCCCGGACGGGCGGATCAGGGTCGGGTCCAGCTGGGTTCCTCGAGGCTGGTCCCGGGACGAGCTCGAGAAGGCGGCTGCCTGCCCTGAGCCGGATGACCTGGAACTGCTCGGCTAG
- a CDS encoding AAA family ATPase translates to MAVLGPAELRIEFERVRGLDAHWGGQDEGVRDALEWARSSTAENARGLEDLDRRPPAAPAAALDRSSGSLRPYGILELSRAAERQTAPERGASAFRDPVRRIHLEAGALLIIGGPPGVGKTHLAERLDLGGARVLCPDRLRDELVGPDVQEVDGALLMGELLDQLDVAMEEGRATVLTAPALKLTMLRAYVRAAISNGRAAHVIYLDGDRQLCDEGQSRRARQIPGEILDGYIADWEGLRQDLLDPDGPSRGVGAELMRQGYRSISVMDRPYADTLEGLRFG, encoded by the coding sequence GTCCTCGGCCCGGCGGAGCTCCGTATCGAGTTCGAGCGCGTGCGAGGCCTCGATGCCCATTGGGGCGGACAGGATGAGGGGGTCCGCGACGCCCTGGAGTGGGCGCGCTCGTCCACAGCCGAGAACGCCCGGGGTCTCGAAGATCTCGATCGTCGCCCCCCGGCCGCGCCTGCGGCTGCTCTTGATCGCTCGTCGGGGTCCCTGCGCCCCTACGGGATCCTCGAGCTCTCCCGCGCGGCGGAGCGCCAGACCGCGCCCGAGCGCGGGGCGAGCGCCTTCCGGGATCCCGTCCGGCGGATCCACCTCGAGGCCGGGGCCCTTCTGATCATCGGCGGTCCGCCCGGCGTCGGTAAGACCCACCTGGCCGAGCGCCTCGACCTCGGCGGCGCTCGGGTCCTCTGCCCTGATCGCCTCCGCGACGAGCTGGTCGGCCCTGACGTACAGGAGGTGGACGGCGCCCTCCTGATGGGTGAGCTGCTGGATCAGCTGGATGTGGCGATGGAGGAGGGGCGGGCGACGGTCCTCACAGCCCCCGCGCTGAAGCTGACGATGCTCAGAGCCTACGTCCGGGCGGCGATCTCCAACGGGCGCGCGGCACACGTCATCTACCTCGACGGGGACCGCCAGCTCTGCGATGAAGGGCAGTCCCGGAGAGCGCGGCAGATCCCGGGGGAGATCCTCGATGGCTACATCGCCGACTGGGAGGGTCTACGGCAGGATCTTCTCGACCCGGACGGACCATCCCGAGGTGTCGGCGCCGAGCTCATGCGCCAGGGATACCGATCGATCTCGGTGATGGACCGCCCCTATGCCGACACCCTCGAGGGTCTGCGCTTCGGCTGA
- a CDS encoding YecA family protein yields the protein MPIAPTIQQTFLEFIIRAEPQGRPPMAGVMLAPPQSVGLRVLDEVVSGQLPDAMARHIAGVPARFELYLAPDESALEVLCVSGLVDQPGSSSSATWSLVSPPGTSEDLRRHLISGEPVPDSWRRQINVDSEDDLQTQWGRVLSVRDRLRLLLSELSGEEGLAFRSAWASPGQLIVAASLGGPAISESVAAMLAGAEPSASFVDALAAQMPSPEVLGPMPIRASALSYEGPEGWEDWAGPFADGIRDGDYFICHLIDSRRLADLLEQAIARFGLERTDAGEPFPSAEPSVGPEDLLGYQHWLLGAPGVPFTVSLGEFVDEAAGRGMTIAEAVSLVVGRGATHAALTREISDAFSAETGHPATAVSPEALVLGGSERQLVANVASLLRRLSPEEVVAHLVRSHRESLTGPGLGAFGLEGRWFMTHLRRREWRESELPILDCARVEPVADSTGAEGVFELIGALEDEHSVGWLSETMLERIRNIQPGYDLDAALEDGLERMTFSGRSIGFGGTDRPLSAVIHSSNIPSALAHPSLRRGLVLRLRHDYALRPPLLVIAYSSEVMIVSANLDPDRSLVDRGLDLLRAEGMRDQGSRLGALWLIEDEAGEPQGAFDLLPMNPIVVGRNDACPCGSGLKSKRCCRP from the coding sequence ATGCCGATTGCACCAACGATCCAGCAGACCTTCCTCGAGTTCATCATCCGTGCCGAGCCTCAGGGGCGGCCGCCGATGGCCGGGGTGATGCTTGCGCCGCCGCAGAGTGTCGGTCTGCGGGTTCTCGATGAGGTCGTGAGCGGTCAGCTCCCGGATGCGATGGCACGCCACATCGCCGGGGTCCCGGCCCGGTTCGAGCTCTACCTGGCGCCTGATGAGTCCGCCCTCGAGGTGCTCTGCGTCTCGGGTCTCGTCGATCAACCCGGCTCTTCGTCGTCAGCCACCTGGTCGCTGGTCAGCCCCCCGGGAACCTCGGAGGACCTGCGCCGTCACCTGATCAGCGGCGAACCGGTCCCGGACTCGTGGCGCCGGCAGATCAACGTCGACTCCGAGGACGACCTCCAGACCCAGTGGGGGAGGGTCCTGTCGGTCCGCGATCGCCTGCGCCTGCTGCTCAGTGAGCTCTCCGGGGAGGAGGGGCTCGCCTTCCGGAGCGCCTGGGCGAGCCCGGGGCAGCTGATCGTCGCGGCGTCCCTCGGGGGCCCGGCGATCAGTGAGTCCGTCGCGGCCATGTTGGCTGGAGCGGAGCCGAGCGCCTCCTTCGTCGACGCGCTCGCGGCCCAGATGCCCTCACCCGAGGTCCTCGGACCGATGCCGATCCGCGCGAGCGCGCTCTCCTACGAGGGGCCCGAGGGATGGGAGGACTGGGCCGGCCCGTTCGCCGACGGGATCCGCGACGGCGACTACTTCATCTGCCACCTGATCGACTCGCGCCGCCTCGCTGACCTGCTCGAGCAGGCGATCGCCCGCTTCGGGCTGGAGCGCACCGACGCGGGTGAGCCCTTCCCGTCAGCGGAGCCGTCGGTCGGGCCGGAGGACCTGCTCGGCTACCAGCACTGGCTGCTCGGTGCCCCCGGCGTGCCGTTCACCGTCTCACTCGGGGAGTTCGTGGACGAGGCGGCAGGACGCGGGATGACGATCGCCGAAGCCGTCTCGCTCGTGGTCGGGCGAGGAGCCACCCACGCCGCCTTGACGAGGGAGATCAGCGATGCCTTCAGCGCCGAGACCGGACACCCAGCCACGGCGGTCAGCCCGGAGGCCCTGGTCCTCGGAGGCTCGGAGCGTCAGCTGGTCGCGAACGTCGCCTCGCTGCTGCGAAGGCTCTCTCCAGAGGAGGTGGTCGCCCACCTGGTCCGCTCCCACCGCGAATCGCTCACCGGCCCCGGTCTCGGTGCCTTCGGACTGGAAGGGCGCTGGTTCATGACCCACCTGCGCCGCCGCGAGTGGAGGGAATCAGAGCTGCCGATCCTCGACTGCGCGCGGGTCGAGCCGGTCGCCGACTCGACGGGGGCCGAGGGTGTCTTCGAGCTGATCGGTGCCCTGGAGGACGAGCACAGCGTCGGCTGGCTCTCGGAGACCATGCTCGAGCGGATCCGGAACATCCAGCCCGGCTACGACCTCGACGCAGCACTCGAGGATGGCCTGGAGCGGATGACCTTCTCCGGGCGCAGCATCGGCTTCGGCGGCACAGACCGCCCCCTGTCCGCGGTGATCCACAGCTCGAACATCCCGAGCGCCCTCGCCCATCCGAGCCTGCGGCGCGGCTTGGTCCTGCGGCTACGACACGACTATGCGCTGCGGCCGCCCCTGCTTGTGATCGCCTACAGCTCCGAGGTGATGATCGTGAGCGCGAACCTCGATCCTGACCGATCACTGGTCGATCGCGGTCTCGATCTGCTCCGGGCAGAGGGCATGAGGGATCAGGGTTCGCGCCTCGGGGCCCTCTGGCTGATCGAGGACGAGGCCGGCGAGCCACAGGGGGCGTTCGATCTCCTGCCGATGAACCCCATCGTGGTCGGACGCAACGACGCCTGCCCCTGCGGGTCGGGCCTCAAGTCAAAGCGGTGCTGCCGACCCTGA
- a CDS encoding DUF262 domain-containing protein, producing MSRGRSTSRPSNALAPARGAEQGPITRLSFDAQVKSISAFAYWAEDGELDLTPPYQRGSVWPEEARVALVHSVLQGVPLGSVFLNARGEHDPVLHVVDGKQRLEALTDFLAGRLRFPAAWIAPEDLAGTADADGLVCFSDLTRPAQLVLKRGATVSVYMTKLSSEEEERELFERINWSGVPMEDSMRPSSQADPGS from the coding sequence ATGAGTCGAGGACGCTCCACCAGCCGCCCATCCAACGCGCTCGCCCCCGCGCGCGGGGCAGAACAGGGCCCGATCACCCGCCTGAGCTTCGACGCGCAGGTGAAGTCGATCTCGGCCTTCGCCTACTGGGCCGAGGACGGGGAGCTGGACCTGACCCCGCCCTACCAGCGCGGCAGCGTCTGGCCCGAGGAGGCCCGCGTCGCTCTGGTCCACAGCGTCCTTCAGGGCGTGCCTCTCGGCTCGGTGTTCCTCAACGCGCGCGGCGAGCACGACCCGGTCCTCCACGTGGTCGACGGCAAGCAGCGACTCGAGGCCCTGACCGACTTCCTCGCCGGCCGGCTCCGCTTCCCCGCCGCCTGGATCGCTCCCGAGGATCTCGCCGGCACCGCTGACGCGGATGGGCTGGTCTGCTTCTCCGATCTCACCCGCCCGGCTCAGCTCGTCCTGAAGCGGGGCGCGACGGTCTCGGTCTACATGACCAAGCTGTCCTCCGAGGAGGAGGAGCGCGAGCTCTTCGAGCGGATCAACTGGAGCGGAGTCCCGATGGAGGACTCGATGCGCCCCTCATCCCAGGCGGACCCGGGCTCCTGA